The Etheostoma spectabile isolate EspeVRDwgs_2016 chromosome 4, UIUC_Espe_1.0, whole genome shotgun sequence sequence AGAATAACACGTGTCACTAAGGCCAAACAACCTACCTTTGGCTAACGCAACTGTGGACCTGTCCGTGTCTACAGACGACAATATTCCCTCATACCGGATCTGCGCCTTGGATATCAAACTGATTTTACTGCCTATGTAAGGGGTCCCTCCTCCAGCACTCATGTTTACAGCGCAAATATGTCTTCAAATTGAAAAACAGCGGCTAATTTACAGAACATTAAACTACGGGGCACACCAGACGTGAACTAATCAGCTAGTGCCTAATTAGCGGGCACGTGTGCGTTTTATATGATTGCCAGTGACGCACCTCTTTGCTGCTGGCTCACCTGCGTGTTAAACAGGGTACGTTTCTTTAGCCAGTCGGCGTACACCGCAAAAAAACACACGACCGGACTGGCCACACTGGTGGCTAGCCCATTTGACGGGATTGAGTAAGACTAGTGGTGCATTGTTTAACATTTACAATGTGGGTCTATCTGTCCCATTTAGGGTACATTCTCACGTGTAACAAAACTATTCTGAGGTTTAGCACTACAGCAATTTATAATTCACCATTTTTAGATATTCAATTCCTTCTATAGTGTTGAAACTGTGTGCAGTAGAGCGAACTTTATCCAAAAAtgggaaagaaaatgaaaaaaaatgtatataggCCCCACAGTAATAAAGTCCTAAAATGAAACTAGATATTTTGCGAAGCGGCAGTTTGAAAATGCCCTGAgctattatttcttttttaacattttcattttaaaatgtccatTTCACAATATCAATTATAAAGCCTATTCCCTTTTCAGTTGCCCTTTTCCTTTTAACATGTATGACTATATtgtctttaagtagcctagtagcttattaaaattaaagtgaACATAGGCTACTTTATTTGTACTGTGCATTTATCTAAAAGTCAGCGCAGTCCCATGAATGCTGACAGTTCTGTAGCCTACAATATTTCCTCTCTAAAAGGAGGGTGGGGCGCCCTCAAACGATTCTTTACAGAAGCAACTTCGCTGGCTGGCCAAAACACTGCAGCCATCTTGCACAGCGCATCGAGAGTGAGTAAAGTCAGAAATTTTGTGTGTTGGCTTATTGTAAACCACGTTATTATTCTACCAACAGTCACACGACACAATTTTGAAACGGAACAGCTATCGTGATGGCATAAAAAAGAAGCCGACAACGTAAAACATGATGAAGAGATTTTCGCCTCCGACACGGTGTTGTTCCGTCTCATGCATCCCCTGGAATGACAGCTGAAGCCATTGGTACCGCCTTTTACAATGAGGAACAGCCAATCATAACTCGCCGAAATCCCTGCACGGAGCCGTTTAGTCGTTGTGCGCACGCGCACGTCAGTTGGTAAGTCCCTCACTTCTCACAATCTCGCAAGAGTGTGAAGATGGCGGTTGTGTCCGGGCCGCTGGATGAGCCTTATTTACACACAGAGGTGAATAAAGCGGTAGTTTGTCATCCTGTACAGTCTGTAAAGCCAGAACTTTCGTTCTTGTGTCAAAACAACCACTGGGGTAGGCACGAGGCAGTCGGTAATTACATGACTATAGTTCCGGGACAAGGGGGTAGCGCGAGCTAACGTCCAGCTGGGACTTGGTCAAGACGATTGCCAAAGCAGGTACGCTGTAACTAACGTTACTAATGTTGTTTTCCTCTTTGTCTCTCCGAGTTAAGAAGGCGCCGGAGGTGACCGAGAAACACAGTAGATGTGTCAGAGTCTTGGCCCATCACATTCAAGATTGTTTGTTCTCCTAACAAGTTGAAGTGCAGGAGGTCTCTATGGTTCAACTATGGATGCATCGACGGCCACCACGGACTCCACTACGGGACACGACCCTGGCAAAACACTTGTTGTTAGTGGCGCTGTAACTCCTCTCCCTCATCACCAGGGGAAAGTAGCCTCATTCTCAGTGCAGACTTTAAATGGGAGCCAAACTATAAACTCTCACAATTCAGGAAGCGCTGCCCCTCTCGTGGGGGCGACGGTGACAAGTGTCACTGCTAACAGCACCAGTACTGCAATATCTGTCACAGCTGTCAACAGTGGACCAGTGATGTCAAAAGGGCTGACCAGTGCACTAATGCACCCCTCGTCAAACAGTGTAATTCAGACTTCTCTCATGAACTCGCAAAGTGTTGTCGCTTCAGCTCAGTCTGTGAGCCAGGCAACAGGACCCACTGTGACACTTGTCAGGCCGCCTATGCAAACCGCGGGGTCGGGTACAAGTTTGAATGGGAACTTTAATGTGAGCCATGCTGTGGTTTCCAATACAACAGGTCACACAGGTATTGACATACACACCCCGCTTGTTAATAACAGCCAGCCGTCCAACTCGTTGTCTGTCAGCTCATCACACATTATCAAGGCAGAGCCACCCACAACAATACagtcaccaccaccaccaccaccaccgcagCCAGCGGTCACTCCTGGCGCCGTCAGCGCTCCCCGGGTTCTCTCAACGGTAGCTGCCGGTCCAGGCGGGATACGAGCTCTGACGCCTCAGATGTTAGCCCCAAGACTCCCCCAGACGTCCTCGGGACAGCCCAGTGTACACAACATCCAGCTCCCCCCGGGTGAGTGAAATCAGAACtttttactgtatgtgcacaGGCATTTATTTTCACTCTTGACTGAGTCACCACATTGGTTTCATTTCCATTTGCTTTTGATCAATGATCgtaaaaaatattgaatgttAGTTATCCAATAGAGAATATATGACCTATTAGACTCACTATGACACGATATTCCTTAAATAACCCTTAACTTCTATGATTTATGTTTCAGGAATGGTGCTTGTACGCAGTGAGAGCGGACAGCTGCTGATGATTCCTCAGCAGGCTCTGGCCCAGATGCAAGCCCAGGCCCAGGGAGGCATGGCACCACGCACTGCTACACCAACAAGTGTGCCTCTTGGCCAGGTAAGATCACACGGTCTGCTTGGGAAGGACTTTATATCTACATGTCTCACTTTAGTGCCAAGGTCAGTATTATAGCCTGTTTTCAGCTTGCCTTCCTGCCTACAGCTCAGAGAAGCACCTGTCTAGTAGAACTGTTTAGAGGTGCAAGATATATTGATACCATTATTTCAATATCATCTTGCTCAATGTTATATCTAGGGGTGCAGAATATATCGACTCAATATTGTTATCGCAATATATCGAAAGTGTCGCAATAAACatgcaatattttgtttgttttgaggaGTGTCTGTTGACTGTGTGGCTTAGAGCCAGCTTGAAACGCTATAATGAGCGACATTTCACTGGCCAGTTGCATATGTTAGTGCCCGTCAGCGCACGGGTCCTCTGCGGGACAAACCCTATGGAGCGTACCACGTGCACACGCATATTTTGACAGAGTGACTGTAAGTGAAGACATAGATAGAGACAACAAAACGGAACAAATCAGAGAAGCAAAAGAAAAGttgttctctttatttattttatactgtacaaccagtaaaacatgttctgTTCTGCAGACATGGTCGTTATTTATCTATTCATGTTGTTCCAGTCCAATATGACAgtcagttgaaataaaccttgtgtttaaaacttgttttatttgttatgaatctattttgatgcGTTTTCTAgtaacttttgtaatttgacatatgtttaaaatattgaaatttgTGTCTATCGCAATATTCATGatcgatatcgcaatatcacattttgtcaatatcgtgcaaccctagAACCGTTCAATTAAAGCTCATGTCTAAGTATATAGAAAGTAGTTTGCTTGTATATTATTGTGTTGTATTATTAGTCTTCATTTATGCAAAATTATAAACATAGACATATagctttttatttatgtattgagATGTAATCAGTAGATGCTTTTTTTGTGGTTTGATGAAACTGGGTGTTGCACATCATATCGTGCTCTGTGCCTTGTATCAGACTCCTGGAAACACCATCATTAGCAGACATGTGGCTCCCAGCACCATTATCCGTCAAGGCTGTCCAGCCCCAACGTCCTCTGCTGCGACCACCACTCTTCATAGACCTCCTATCCTTCAGGTAACCCTGTCTGTTGGTGTCAAATCATTTCTTGTTATGTTCATTTGGCTTGTTGCACGTTGTTTTGTCCATTACTTGCACTAGCTGCTGAGTGAAGGATGATACAAAGTGCCTCACTGTCACTGTTTGATATTACAGTTCACCCTAATATTACCAGTGTATGTTTCAAAGTGACACTATAAGGATCTTATGAGTgcacattttttataaaaaaaaaggatgcaaACTTTCATTCTCTAGAACATTGTCTCTCAAATGACTGTGCTGTATTGTACCTCTTtatgtagacattttttttctacccaAAATGTTTTGCGCTGATCAGGGGCTACgtagcttaaaaaaacaattcgAAGGGGgtataatattgaaaaagtttCAGAAACACTGCTTTAGAATATGTGTTTTGTGCATggtgtaaataaatgttttccaaTTGCCTGGGTTTATTAGTACTCCTGAACCTTGTTTCCTGGATTTACCATAGACGCGTGGAGACCTAGACTTGAAGGAATTATATGTCTGTATAAAGAGTTTTATGTGTTACACATGCTCAAATATGGTAGCAGATTTGGCAGTTATAAATATAACCATCACAAACGAATCAAGTCATATCACTGGAGTGCGGACTTTCCTATATGTTTTGAGGACGAGCCTCCAACTGAAATTCAGTGGAAGAGTCTAAAGTTTGATACACGTGATGAACTTTGAAACAATTCTGAAAACCCACAATCTCCTGTGATGACTTGCAAAGTGAGTTTTGAAATCTTTGGACAACCTAAATAACATGATGGTGATGCCTTTCTTCCCAGAGCTCAGTTGGGGCTGCAGTACCAGGAATTACCCCCAGGACTGTCAGCCAAACAGCTGGCACCACAGTATCCTCAGTAACCGTGAGCAAAGTGAGTTATGCTAGAGCCCAAGGGATCAGATAGAGCTCGCTGCTGTAGACAGTTACAGTATAATAAAAGAAGGCAAAGCGTGTAGTGATGTACAAAATGGTACTCACAAATGAGACTTGAATTTGTTAATAATCTGaatgttctgtgtttttggCAGGAGACAATGGAGAATGTGAAGAAATGTAAGAACTTCCTGTCTACACTGATAAAGCTAGCCTCCACTGGGAAGCAATCTACAGAGACTGCAGCCTGTGTGAGAGAGTTGGTCAAGGACCTGCTGGTGAGTGAGTTGTGCATACAGGAGACAAACATGAACCTATCCACTGCTATATTGTGTTTCACATTTGACAAGGATTTTGACAAATAAAAGCTCTAAAATATaatcatttattaaaatgtaaaagaaaatgcagcggtccttttttaaaagtggaaaaCCTTGTGCCAAGAGAATCCTCAACTGTACCAGCAAATATGACAGCTCTTTAATGCCCATATATTGTACTAGGAGGGTAGACTGGAAGCTGAAGAATTCACCAGCAGATTGTACAAAGAGCTCAATTCTTCACCCCAACCTTACCTTGTGCCTTTCCTCAAGGTAAGAAATCTTATATTATGTTGTCATTTTCACTGACATACCTTCCAGTAAAATGTGTATGGATGTTTTCTTGGACCACAGGAAACAATTGTCAAACGAGTCTTCTTtgtttccatttctctctctctctctctctctctctctctcttcttcgctctctctatcttctcttctctcttctctctcctctcttctcaaatacctgtgtgtttctgtagaGAAGCCTCCCAGCCTTGAGACAGCTCACCCCAGACTCTGCAGCCTTCATCCAGCAGAGTCAACTCCCCCAGCCAGCCTCAGGTCCAGTCCCCTCCACCTCACCCATCCCCACCACGGTGGTCCTTGGCAGCCCAGCACCCCGCCTCACTGCCCCAGTCAGTAGGCCCCAGCTCCCACCAGCCATTAGCAAACCAGGACAGACTGGCGCACTGGTAAACTGAGTAATAAATATGTCAGCTCAACTCAAATAAAATTCTTAAATATTAATGACATAATCTGCATTTGGACCTTTACCCTTGCAGGTTATCCAGCTTCAGCAGCAGAGGGCAATGTTGAGAC is a genomic window containing:
- the LOC116687938 gene encoding transcription initiation factor TFIID subunit 4 isoform X1 — protein: MDASTATTDSTTGHDPGKTLVVSGAVTPLPHHQGKVASFSVQTLNGSQTINSHNSGSAAPLVGATVTSVTANSTSTAISVTAVNSGPVMSKGLTSALMHPSSNSVIQTSLMNSQSVVASAQSVSQATGPTVTLVRPPMQTAGSGTSLNGNFNVSHAVVSNTTGHTGIDIHTPLVNNSQPSNSLSVSSSHIIKAEPPTTIQSPPPPPPPQPAVTPGAVSAPRVLSTVAAGPGGIRALTPQMLAPRLPQTSSGQPSVHNIQLPPGMVLVRSESGQLLMIPQQALAQMQAQAQGGMAPRTATPTSVPLGQTPGNTIISRHVAPSTIIRQGCPAPTSSAATTTLHRPPILQSSVGAAVPGITPRTVSQTAGTTVSSVTVSKETMENVKKCKNFLSTLIKLASTGKQSTETAACVRELVKDLLEGRLEAEEFTSRLYKELNSSPQPYLVPFLKRSLPALRQLTPDSAAFIQQSQLPQPASGPVPSTSPIPTTVVLGSPAPRLTAPVSRPQLPPAISKPGQTGALVIQLQQQRAMLRPQVALPTTPMVTLRNQAPGRIMLGQQQLQLKELQPLPVRPEVPHVSKQVSAASLTQAQKNKLKEAGGTFKDDDDINDVAPGGLEGPLAEGKRNTLETNSKSGAGEKFPCKEGFPPLLALYRENAGDG
- the LOC116687938 gene encoding transcription initiation factor TFIID subunit 4 isoform X2, translating into MDASTATTDSTTGHDPGKTLVVSGAVTPLPHHQGKVASFSVQTLNGSQTINSHNSGSAAPLVGATVTSVTANSTSTAISVTAVNSGPVMSKGLTSALMHPSSNSVIQTSLMNSQSVVASAQSVSQATGPTVTLVRPPMQTAGSGTSLNGNFNVSHAVDIHTPLVNNSQPSNSLSVSSSHIIKAEPPTTIQSPPPPPPPQPAVTPGAVSAPRVLSTVAAGPGGIRALTPQMLAPRLPQTSSGQPSVHNIQLPPGMVLVRSESGQLLMIPQQALAQMQAQAQGGMAPRTATPTSVPLGQTPGNTIISRHVAPSTIIRQGCPAPTSSAATTTLHRPPILQSSVGAAVPGITPRTVSQTAGTTVSSVTVSKETMENVKKCKNFLSTLIKLASTGKQSTETAACVRELVKDLLEGRLEAEEFTSRLYKELNSSPQPYLVPFLKRSLPALRQLTPDSAAFIQQSQLPQPASGPVPSTSPIPTTVVLGSPAPRLTAPVSRPQLPPAISKPGQTGALVIQLQQQRAMLRPQVALPTTPMVTLRNQAPGRIMLGQQQLQLKELQPLPVRPEVPHVSKQVSAASLTQAQKNKLKEAGGTFKDDDDINDVAPGGLEGPLAEGKRNTLETNSKSGAGEKFPCKEGFPPLLALYRENAGDG